From Streptomyces yatensis, one genomic window encodes:
- a CDS encoding ATP-binding protein, protein MEILGRVPSEAGHAAPPAPPPVAYEGTWRFTAPALDSSVPQSRHAVRDLLDHQRVPVDDELVESLLLIVSELVTNAVRHAALLSPEIAVEVSLSRDWVRIAVEDNHPYRPVALMADQGGTGGRGLLLVTAITEAAGGVYDVDHTASGGKVVWAALPLPGAATSPPPSR, encoded by the coding sequence ATGGAGATCCTCGGGAGAGTCCCCTCAGAAGCGGGACACGCCGCGCCCCCGGCCCCGCCGCCGGTCGCCTACGAGGGGACGTGGCGGTTCACCGCACCCGCCCTGGACTCCTCCGTACCCCAGTCCCGGCACGCGGTGCGCGATCTGCTGGACCATCAGCGCGTGCCGGTCGACGACGAACTGGTGGAGAGTCTGCTCCTGATCGTCTCCGAGCTGGTCACCAACGCGGTACGGCATGCCGCGCTGCTCTCCCCGGAGATCGCCGTCGAGGTCTCCCTGAGCCGGGACTGGGTCCGGATCGCCGTCGAGGACAACCACCCCTACCGGCCCGTCGCGCTGATGGCGGACCAGGGCGGGACGGGCGGGCGTGGGCTGCTGCTGGTGACGGCGATCACGGAGGCGGCGGGCGGGGTCTACGACGTCGACCACACGGCGAGCGGCGGCAAGGTCGTCTGGGCCGCCCTGCCGCTGCCCGGGGCGGCTACCAGCCCGCCGCCGTCCCGGTGA
- a CDS encoding enoyl-CoA hydratase/isomerase family protein: protein MEPCLEHEVADGIATVVIRHPAKRNAMTPGMWRALPPLLTRLAADPAVRALVLTGEGDTFCAGADIGSLSATYEESTGLALPAEEALAAFPKPTLALVRGYCVGGGCQLAAACDLRFAEEGARFGITPAKLGIVYATSSTRRLVELVGPATAKFLLFSGELIDAERALRTGLVDEVLPAGGLDKRVAEFTRSLVSRSQLTQAAAKEFAAGPVEPDRAAYWQDQARRSEEAGEGIAAFLERRTPRFRWTPPVG from the coding sequence ATGGAGCCCTGTCTGGAGCACGAGGTCGCCGACGGCATAGCGACCGTCGTCATCCGCCACCCCGCCAAGCGCAACGCGATGACCCCCGGGATGTGGCGCGCGCTGCCCCCGCTGCTGACCCGGCTCGCCGCCGACCCCGCCGTACGGGCGCTGGTGCTCACCGGCGAGGGCGACACCTTCTGCGCGGGGGCCGACATCGGCTCGCTGAGCGCCACGTACGAGGAGTCCACCGGGCTCGCGCTGCCCGCCGAGGAGGCGCTGGCCGCCTTCCCCAAGCCGACCCTGGCCCTGGTGCGCGGCTACTGCGTGGGCGGCGGCTGCCAGCTCGCGGCCGCCTGCGATCTGCGGTTCGCCGAGGAGGGCGCCCGCTTCGGCATCACCCCGGCCAAGCTGGGCATCGTCTACGCCACCAGCTCGACCCGCCGGCTGGTCGAGCTGGTGGGACCGGCCACCGCCAAGTTCCTGCTGTTCTCGGGCGAACTGATCGACGCCGAACGGGCGCTGCGCACCGGGCTGGTGGACGAGGTGCTGCCGGCGGGCGGACTCGACAAGCGGGTGGCGGAGTTCACGCGGTCGCTGGTCTCCCGGTCACAGCTCACCCAGGCGGCGGCCAAGGAGTTCGCGGCCGGGCCCGTCGAGCCGGACCGGGCGGCGTACTGGCAGGATCAGGCGCGGCGGAGCGAGGAGGCCGGCGAGGGCATCGCCGCCTTCCTGGAACGCCGCACCCCGCGCTTCCGCTGGACCCCACCGGTCGGATGA
- a CDS encoding SCO6745 family protein codes for MTTLPELAARRCYSVVNPLHSAIYFAPDFGQELAELGLEDGAAAYFVGRAAPLGRVGAGTVTATFFNFSHDLVARHIPAAWDVVSPEAALEARLRAADSVLRRVLGEDIIASKELAEAAELALRATEACSRLARPLYAAHADLPVPDAPHLALWHAATLLREHRGDAHLMTLVGAGLDAVEALASHTATGQGMSTKWILRTRGYSAEEWEAGRQRLRDRGLLTADNELTEAGEQLRQHLEKETDRLDAAPYEHLGAEGVARLTELATAFSTTARENGAFPADLRGKS; via the coding sequence ATGACCACACTTCCCGAGCTTGCCGCGCGGCGCTGTTACAGCGTCGTCAACCCGCTCCACTCCGCCATCTACTTCGCCCCCGACTTCGGCCAGGAGCTCGCCGAGCTGGGCCTGGAGGACGGCGCGGCCGCGTACTTCGTCGGCCGCGCGGCGCCCCTGGGACGGGTGGGCGCGGGCACCGTCACCGCGACCTTCTTCAACTTCAGCCACGACCTGGTCGCCCGCCACATTCCGGCCGCGTGGGACGTGGTCTCCCCCGAGGCCGCCCTGGAGGCCCGGCTGCGGGCCGCCGACTCGGTGCTGCGGCGGGTGCTGGGCGAGGACATCATCGCCTCCAAGGAGCTGGCCGAGGCCGCGGAACTGGCCCTGCGCGCCACGGAGGCGTGCTCGCGCCTGGCGCGCCCGCTGTACGCGGCCCACGCCGATCTGCCCGTCCCGGACGCCCCGCACCTGGCGCTGTGGCACGCCGCCACGCTGCTGCGCGAACACCGCGGCGACGCCCACCTGATGACCCTGGTCGGCGCCGGGCTGGACGCGGTCGAGGCGCTGGCCTCCCACACCGCGACCGGTCAGGGCATGTCCACCAAGTGGATCCTGCGGACGCGCGGCTACAGCGCCGAGGAGTGGGAGGCGGGCCGCCAGCGGCTGCGCGACCGCGGTCTGCTCACCGCCGACAACGAGCTGACGGAGGCCGGTGAGCAGCTGCGGCAGCACCTCGAGAAGGAGACCGACCGGCTGGACGCGGCGCCGTACGAGCACCTGGGCGCCGAGGGCGTGGCCCGGCTGACCGAGCTGGCCACCGCCTTCTCCACCACCGCCCGCGAGAACGGCGCCTTCCCGGCGGACCTCCGCGGCAAGAGCTGA
- a CDS encoding LPFR motif small protein yields MFRAIADVLRAIGAAIATVVTLPFRAVARLFGGASDAASGPRRRRV; encoded by the coding sequence GTGTTCCGTGCCATCGCCGACGTGCTCCGTGCCATCGGTGCCGCCATCGCGACCGTGGTGACGCTCCCCTTCCGCGCCGTTGCCCGCCTCTTCGGCGGTGCCTCCGACGCGGCGAGCGGACCGCGTCGCAGGCGGGTGTGA
- a CDS encoding Tex family protein, with the protein MTTSIEGRIAEELGVRERQVKAAVELLDGGSTVPFIARYRKEATEMLDDAQLRSLEERLRYLRELEERRAAILESIRSQGKLDEALEAQILAADSKARLEDIYLPYKPKRRTKAQIAREAGLEPLADGLLGDPTVEPTAAAAAFVDAEKGVADAAAALDGARAILTERFSEDADLIGELRERMWERGRAATKVREGKEEAGAKFADYFDFAEPFTELPSHRVLAMFRGEKEEVLDLTLEPEEPSEETGPTSYERSIAHRFGIADRGRPADKWLADTVRWAWRTRVLVHLGIDLRLRLRQAAEDEAVRVFAANLRDLLLAAPAGTRATMGLDPGFRTGVKVAVVDATGKVAATDTIYPHVPRNQWDQALDKLAALAREHKVELIAIGNGTASRETDKLAGELCGRHPELKLTKVMVSEAGASVYSASAFASQELPELDVSLRGAVSIARRLQDPLAELVKIDPKSIGVGQYQHDLSEVKLSRSLDAVVEDCVNGVGVDVNTASAPLLSRVSGIGTGLAENIVSHRDANGPFVNRKALKGVARLGPKAYEQCAGFLRIRGGDDPLDGSSVHPEAYPVVRRMATKAGGDVSTLIGNTAVLRDLRPDEFVDDAFGLPTVTDILKELEKPGRDPRPAFKTATFKEGVEKIGDLSAGMILEGVVTNVAAFGAFVDVGVHQDGLVHVSAMSKTFVKDPRDVVKPGDIVRVKVLDVDIPRKRISLTLRLDDEAGAASGGGRDRGRSEDARGQRGGGGRRGAPQQRQGGAPQQRQGGGGRGQRGGGRDAAPVNGAMADALRRAGLLDPKNR; encoded by the coding sequence GTGACGACGTCCATCGAAGGCAGGATCGCCGAGGAACTCGGCGTACGGGAACGGCAGGTCAAAGCCGCCGTCGAGCTGCTCGACGGCGGCTCCACCGTGCCGTTCATCGCGCGCTACCGCAAGGAAGCGACGGAGATGCTCGACGACGCGCAGCTGCGCTCCCTGGAGGAGCGGCTGCGCTATCTGCGGGAGCTGGAGGAGCGGCGCGCCGCGATCCTCGAGTCGATCCGCTCCCAGGGCAAGCTGGACGAGGCGCTGGAGGCGCAGATCCTCGCCGCGGACTCCAAGGCCCGGCTGGAGGACATCTACCTCCCCTACAAGCCCAAGCGGCGCACCAAGGCCCAGATCGCCCGCGAGGCCGGGCTGGAGCCGCTCGCGGACGGGCTGCTGGGCGACCCGACCGTGGAGCCCACGGCCGCCGCGGCGGCCTTCGTGGACGCCGAGAAGGGCGTCGCGGACGCCGCCGCCGCGCTGGACGGGGCGCGCGCCATCCTCACCGAGCGGTTCAGCGAGGACGCGGACCTCATCGGCGAGCTGCGCGAGCGGATGTGGGAGCGCGGCCGGGCGGCCACCAAGGTGCGCGAGGGCAAGGAGGAGGCGGGCGCCAAGTTCGCCGACTACTTCGACTTCGCCGAGCCGTTCACCGAGCTGCCCTCGCACCGGGTGCTGGCGATGTTCCGCGGGGAGAAGGAGGAGGTCCTCGACCTCACCCTGGAGCCGGAGGAGCCCTCCGAGGAGACCGGCCCCACCTCCTACGAGCGCTCCATCGCCCACCGCTTCGGCATCGCGGACCGCGGCCGCCCCGCCGACAAGTGGCTGGCCGACACGGTCCGCTGGGCCTGGCGCACCCGCGTCCTGGTCCACCTCGGCATCGATCTGCGGCTGCGGCTGCGGCAGGCCGCCGAGGACGAGGCCGTCCGGGTCTTCGCCGCCAACCTCCGCGATCTGCTGCTCGCCGCCCCGGCGGGCACGCGCGCCACGATGGGCCTCGACCCCGGTTTCCGTACCGGGGTGAAAGTGGCCGTGGTCGACGCGACCGGCAAGGTGGCCGCCACGGACACGATCTATCCGCACGTCCCCCGCAACCAGTGGGACCAGGCCCTCGACAAGCTGGCCGCGCTGGCGCGTGAGCACAAGGTGGAGCTCATCGCGATCGGGAACGGCACGGCGTCCCGCGAGACCGACAAGCTGGCGGGCGAGCTGTGCGGCAGGCACCCCGAGCTGAAGCTCACCAAGGTGATGGTCTCGGAGGCGGGCGCCTCGGTGTACTCGGCCTCCGCCTTCGCCTCGCAGGAGCTGCCGGAGCTCGACGTCTCGCTGCGCGGCGCCGTCTCCATCGCGCGCCGGCTCCAGGATCCGCTGGCCGAGCTGGTCAAGATCGATCCGAAGTCGATCGGCGTCGGCCAGTACCAGCACGACCTGTCCGAGGTGAAGCTCTCCCGTTCGCTCGACGCGGTCGTCGAGGACTGTGTGAACGGTGTCGGGGTGGACGTCAACACGGCCTCCGCCCCGCTGCTCAGCCGGGTCTCGGGCATCGGCACCGGCCTCGCGGAGAACATCGTCTCCCACCGCGACGCCAACGGCCCGTTCGTCAACCGCAAGGCGCTCAAGGGCGTGGCCCGGCTCGGCCCCAAGGCGTACGAGCAGTGCGCGGGCTTCCTGCGCATCCGGGGCGGCGACGACCCGCTGGACGGGTCGAGCGTGCACCCCGAGGCGTATCCGGTGGTGCGCCGGATGGCCACCAAGGCGGGCGGCGACGTGTCCACCCTCATCGGGAACACGGCGGTGCTGCGGGACCTGCGGCCGGACGAGTTCGTGGACGACGCCTTCGGTCTGCCGACGGTCACCGACATCCTCAAGGAGCTGGAGAAGCCGGGCCGCGACCCGCGTCCCGCCTTCAAGACCGCGACCTTCAAGGAGGGCGTCGAGAAGATCGGCGACCTGTCGGCCGGGATGATCCTGGAGGGCGTCGTCACCAATGTGGCGGCGTTCGGGGCGTTCGTCGACGTCGGTGTGCACCAGGACGGCCTGGTGCACGTCTCCGCGATGTCCAAGACGTTCGTCAAGGACCCGCGGGACGTGGTCAAGCCCGGTGACATCGTCCGGGTGAAGGTCCTCGACGTCGACATCCCGCGCAAGCGGATCTCGCTGACGCTCCGGCTCGACGACGAGGCGGGCGCGGCATCCGGCGGCGGCCGGGACCGCGGTCGCTCCGAGGACGCCCGCGGCCAGCGCGGCGGGGGCGGCCGTCGTGGCGCGCCCCAGCAGCGCCAGGGCGGTGCGCCTCAGCAGCGCCAGGGGGGCGGCGGCCGTGGCCAGCGTGGCGGCGGCCGCGACGCGGCCCCGGTGAACGGGGCGATGGCCGATGCCCTGCGGCGGGCGGGCCTGCTCGACCCGAAGAACCGCTAG